TTGGACGTGGTGGTCGGGGTGGTGGGCCAGCGTGTGGTGGCGCCCGCAGAGCAGGACACCGTCGGCGACGTCGGTGCGCCCGCCCCGAGCCCAGCCGTCGAGGTGGTGGGCGTCCGCCCAGGCCGTCGGCCGGTCGCAGCGCTCCACCGCGCAGGTGAACCCCTGCTGCACGGCCATCGCGACCCGCTGCGGCTTCGAGAAGAGTCGCGCCCGGCGCCCCAGGTCGAGCAGCTGGCCGCGCGACCCGAGGACGGCGGGGATGACGCCCGCCGCGCAGGCCATCCGGCGGGCCTCCCCCGGCGCGATGCGGTCGCCGGAGTCGAGCGTCGCGGCGCCCAGACCGCCGAGCAGCGTCTCCAGGCTCATCGTGACCACGACCGCGGCGTTGAGCCCGCCGCTGCTGGGCAGGTCGTCGGGATCGAGTGACTCGAGCAGCCGGCACAGCGCCTGCCCCATGACCTGCGGCTGGGTCCGGTCGGTGCGCGGGATCGCGTCGGCCAGCTGGGGGTTCGCGATCGCGTGCAGCGCCTTGCGCAGCATCACGCCGCGGCTGGTCGGCAGCTTCGCCCAGACGTTCGTGGTGCCCGTGCCGTCGTCCCACATCGACAGGGACGTCCGGGCGTCGGCGACGTCGGCCTCGGCCTGCAGGCGCCGGGCCTCCTCGGCCTCGGCACCCGCGGGGTCGACGACCTCCAGCAAACGCCGGCCGACCGCGCGCAGCTGCACGGCGTCGAGGCGCGACGCCTCCTCGAGCATGTGCCTCTCGGCCCTGGCCCGGTCCTCGGCCTCGACCCAGTCGGGCAGCCGGTTCACCGCCTGGACCACGGCTCGTGCCTGGGCCGCGTCGATGCGCCCGCCCAGCAGGGCGTCCGCGGTCGCCCGGTAGCGATCGCTGAGGTCCTCCGCCAGGCGGACCTCGGCGTGCGCCGCACGCGCATGGATCAGCGCCGTGGCGGTCAACCACCCGGCAGTGTCCCCCGTCGCCGGGCCCGGGACGTTGCGGGCCAGGTCGATCGCGTCGCCGTGCGCGAGCACCGCCAGGCGCAGCCCCTCGAGCCGCGCGATCACCCTCCCCAGCTCGAGCACGGTCTCGGCCGCCTCCGTCGCGTCGAGGCAGCCGACCGCCACCCCGCCGACCCCCGCGCCCGTCACCTCGTCGAGCGAGGCCAGCAGCCGTCCGGCGTACCGGTGGAGGCGCTGCGGGCGCTCCTCGACCGGCCGTGCGGTCGCTGCGTCCCTCGTCATGCGACCACGGTGCCAGGACCCTCCGACACAATACGATCAGACGTTCGAGGAGCGGCAGCGGATCCGACGCCCTTTTCCGCGAAGGCTCCGACGACCCCGTGCCGCGGCCGCCGCCCGTCGCGGGAACCGCGGCGAACGCACGTACGTCGAACTGTCATGCCGACCCCGGACATCAGCATCTCGGCCCCTGGCAAGACCCGCTCCCTCGCCGCTGGCCGAACCATCCGCGGGGCCGCGCGCCTCGGCCTGGTCGCCGCGGCTCTCGCCCTCGCCGGGTGCGCCGTGCCCGGGTCGGGCACCGCCGCGGCGGACCGCCCGCAGGTCAGGGCCGACGAGCTCACGGAGGCCGGCGGTCGCCCCTGCCCGAGGACGCTCCCGGTCGGCGAGGACCCGTCGGGGCACGGGTTCGGCACCCAGGAGGTCGCCGACGAGATGCCGACCCTTCTCGAGCCGGACACGGCCTGGGTGTGCGAATACGGCAGCGTCGATGTCGGGACGACCTCCTCCGGAGGGACCGTCCTCGGATGGAGACGCGCGGGTCGCCCCGAGCCCGTCACCGACCTCTCCCGACTGACGAGAGCCCTGGACGGCCTCGCCCCCGCAGACCGCAGCGGCGGGTGCACCGACGACCTCGGCCCCCGCTGGATGGTCGTGTCCAGCCACGACGGCGACCTGACCGGGGCGGTGGTCGACGACTACGGTTGCCGCGACGTGCGGCTGACCGACGACCCCCACGCGACGCCGCCAGGAGCGGGGGGCCAGGACGGGACGGTCGCAGGCGTCCTGGACGGCGGCACCGCGGTCCTCGACGCCCTCGGCGTCGGCCGCTCGG
This DNA window, taken from Nocardioides sp. HDW12B, encodes the following:
- a CDS encoding HNH endonuclease signature motif containing protein, with translation MTRDAATARPVEERPQRLHRYAGRLLASLDEVTGAGVGGVAVGCLDATEAAETVLELGRVIARLEGLRLAVLAHGDAIDLARNVPGPATGDTAGWLTATALIHARAAHAEVRLAEDLSDRYRATADALLGGRIDAAQARAVVQAVNRLPDWVEAEDRARAERHMLEEASRLDAVQLRAVGRRLLEVVDPAGAEAEEARRLQAEADVADARTSLSMWDDGTGTTNVWAKLPTSRGVMLRKALHAIANPQLADAIPRTDRTQPQVMGQALCRLLESLDPDDLPSSGGLNAAVVVTMSLETLLGGLGAATLDSGDRIAPGEARRMACAAGVIPAVLGSRGQLLDLGRRARLFSKPQRVAMAVQQGFTCAVERCDRPTAWADAHHLDGWARGGRTDVADGVLLCGRHHTLAHHPDHHVQRLGPGRVSIDRAPRAAPLRH